In one Schistosoma mansoni mitochondrion, complete genome genomic region, the following are encoded:
- the COX1 gene encoding cytochrome c oxidase subunit I: GYFHWFVSLDHKRIGLLYFVFGLWGGFIGLGLSLLIRLNLCDPYYNLVSVDVYNYLVTNHGVAMIFFFLMPILIGGFGNYFLPIFLCLDDLLLPRLNSLSLWLMVPSIFYMELSLYYGCGIGWTLYPPLSIWEGSGFGVDYLMFSLHLAGVSSLIGSVNFISTIFSRLSFNCSIIVWAYLFTSVLLLLSLPVLASGITMLLFDRNFGTAFFEPSGGGDPILFQHLFWFFGHPEVYVLILPGFGIVSHICMSLSNNDSSFGYYGLICAMASIVCLGSVVWGHHMFMVGFDSLTGVFFSSITMIIGVPTGIKVFSWLYMLNSCGMRVLDPIVWWLVGFIFLFTVGGVTGVALSASALDILFHDTWFVVAHFHYVLSLGSYSSIVIMLVWWWPFIVGYSLNKYLLQGHWLLSMVGFNLCFFPMHYLGIHGLPRRVSCYDQEYYWVNVISSIGGVLSVVSGFVLLFILWESLVVGNRVIGLWGSGGCVTNVMTVPVPSHVDYLNASKLWVAKQS; the protein is encoded by the coding sequence GGATATTTTCATTGGTTTGTTTCTTTAGATCATAAGCGTATAGGGTTATTATATTTTGTTTTTGGGTTATGAGGTGGGTTTATTGGTTTAGGTTTAAGGTTATTAATTCGTTTAAATTTATGTGATCCTTATTATAAATTGGTTTCTGTAGATGTTTATAATTATTTGGTTACTAATCATGGTGTAGCTATGATTTTTTTTTTTTTGATGCCAATTTTAATAGGTGGATTTGGTAATTATTTCCTTCCAATATTTTTATGTTTAGATGATTTGTTATTGCCTCGTTTAAATTCTTTAAGATTATGATTGATGGTTCCTTCTATTTTTTATATGGAACTTAGGTTATATTATGGGTGTGGAATTGGTTGAACTCTATATCCTCCTTTATCAATTTGAGAGGGGTCTGGTTTTGGTGTAGATTATTTAATGTTTTCTCTTCATTTGGCAGGGGTTTCAAGTCTAATTGGATCTGTCAATTTCATTTCTACGATTTTTAGTCGTTTAAGATTCAAATGTTCGATAATAGTATGGGCTTATCTATTTACGTCTGTTTTATTATTGCTTTCGTTACCTGTGTTAGCCAGAGGAATAACGATGTTATTATTTGATCGTAAATTTGGAACTGCTTTTTTTGAGCCGTCAGGCGGTGGCGATCCTATTTTGTTTCAGCATTTATTTTGGTTTTTTGGTCATCCAGAGGTTTATGTTTTGATCCTTCCGGGTTTTGGTATAGTTAGGCATATCTGTATGAGTCTAAGGAATAAAGATTCGTCGTTTGGTTATTATGGATTGATTTGCGCTATGGCTTCCATAGTATGCTTAGGTAGAGTAGTATGGGGTCATCATATGTTTATGGTTGGCTTTGATTCGTTAACTGGAGTGTTTTTTAGTTCTATTACTATGATAATAGGTGTTCCTACTGGTATTAAGGTGTTTTCATGACTTTATATGTTGAATAGTTGTGGTATGCGGGTTTTAGATCCCATAGTATGGTGATTAGTCGGTTTTATATTTTTATTTACGGTTGGTGGTGTCACAGGGGTGGCTTTATCTGCATCTGCTTTAGATATACTGTTTCATGATACTTGGTTTGTTGTTGCTCATTTTCATTACGTTCTTTCTTTAGGTTCTTATAGAAGAATAGTGATAATGCTAGTATGGTGATGGCCGTTTATAGTTGGTTATAGTTTAAATAAGTATTTATTACAAGGTCACTGATTATTATCTATGGTTGGTTTTAACTTGTGTTTTTTTCCTATGCATTATTTAGGTATACATGGTCTTCCTCGTCGTGTAAGTTGCTATGATCAAGAATATTATTGGGTTAATGTTATAAGAAGAATTGGTGGAGTATTATCAGTTGTTAGAGGTTTTGTATTATTATTTATTTTGTGGGAGTCTTTGGTTGTTGGTAATCGTGTAATAGGATTATGAGGTTCAGGTGGGTGTGTTACGAAAGTGATGACTGTTCCTGTTCCTAGTCATGTTGATTATTTAAATGCTTCTAAGTTGTGGGTGGCTAAGCAATCTTAG